One part of the uncultured Methanobrevibacter sp. genome encodes these proteins:
- a CDS encoding zinc ribbon domain-containing protein, translating into MANFCTNCGSKIRKEDKFCTNCGTKIRKEDKFCTNCGTKLREEDKFCTNCGTENDKSDIKPDKHLFNSEHGSLEKIYRIAKEKEKKKKLKIIDEIFESEEIRLEIIKNNINQINVISIKDNLKTKLIDEKEKMSEEEIKYFIKTELKKAKKEQKEISKKIEKNEPVHGGYCNLNCRHCYEEFMDSGGGIVGDFDSEGYVEYYCGLGHSLSYGSFCKDYE; encoded by the coding sequence ATGGCCAATTTTTGTACTAACTGTGGAAGTAAAATAAGAAAAGAAGATAAGTTCTGCACTAACTGTGGAACTAAAATAAGAAAAGAAGATAAGTTTTGCACTAACTGCGGAACAAAATTAAGAGAAGAAGACAAGTTCTGCACTAACTGTGGAACTGAAAATGATAAATCAGATATAAAACCAGATAAACATTTATTTAACTCAGAACACGGCAGTTTGGAAAAAATATACAGAATAGCTAAAGAAAAAGAAAAAAAGAAAAAATTAAAAATAATTGATGAAATATTTGAATCAGAAGAAATCAGATTAGAAATAATTAAAAACAATATCAACCAGATTAATGTAATTTCCATTAAAGATAATCTAAAAACTAAGTTAATCGATGAAAAAGAAAAAATGAGTGAGGAAGAAATTAAATATTTCATAAAAACAGAATTAAAAAAAGCGAAAAAAGAACAAAAAGAAATTAGTAAAAAAATAGAAAAGAATGAACCAGTTCATGGAGGATATTGTAACTTGAATTGCAGACATTGCTACGAAGAATTTATGGATAGTGGAGGAGGGATAGTTGGTGATTTTGATAGTGAAGGATATGTTGAATATTATTGTGGTTTAGGACATTCTTTATCCTACGGGAGTTTTTGTAAAGATTATGAATGA
- a CDS encoding TIGR00266 family protein, with translation MEYEIKGGSFPIVICTLQKGEIMKNETGAMAFMTSGMNMDTNTGGGLLKGLGRALAGDTIFLNFFTAESDGEQVGFSSCTPGKIMPIRLNGSNTIIGQKNAFLAAEEGVNIDIHFRDKLGSGIFGGEGFILQKFTGNGMVFLEIDGEVIEKDLAPGEKLLVDPGHIAAMEETVDFDIERVKGAKNVLFGEGLFFSKLTGPGKVWIQTMPISKLAESLIPFLPERKE, from the coding sequence ATGGAATACGAAATAAAAGGTGGTTCTTTTCCTATTGTAATATGCACATTACAAAAGGGCGAGATAATGAAAAATGAAACAGGAGCAATGGCATTCATGACTTCTGGTATGAATATGGACACTAATACTGGTGGAGGCTTATTGAAAGGGCTTGGAAGAGCATTAGCTGGGGATACCATATTTTTAAATTTCTTTACTGCAGAATCTGATGGAGAGCAAGTAGGATTTTCATCATGCACTCCTGGAAAAATCATGCCTATAAGATTGAATGGGTCAAATACAATTATCGGTCAGAAAAATGCCTTTTTAGCAGCTGAAGAAGGTGTTAATATTGACATACACTTTAGAGATAAGCTTGGATCCGGAATATTTGGTGGAGAAGGTTTTATCCTTCAAAAATTTACCGGAAATGGTATGGTATTTTTAGAAATTGATGGGGAAGTCATTGAAAAGGACTTGGCGCCTGGAGAAAAATTATTAGTGGATCCTGGTCACATTGCTGCAATGGAAGAAACCGTTGACTTTGACATTGAAAGAGTTAAGGGAGCTAAAAATGTATTATTTGGAGAAGGATTGTTCTTCTCAAAATTAACAGGCCCCGGCAAAGTATGGATTCAAACAATGCCAATATCCAAATTGGCCGAATCATTAATTCCTTTCTTGCCAGAACGCAAGGAATGA
- a CDS encoding DUF4013 domain-containing protein, with amino-acid sequence MGIGDIIGDAIAYPFSNIKALVLYAILAIIAGIIGGATLISSAASFSSKGMAGFAFSGLTIVGIIVFILVLFLIEGYGLDIIKYGIERRADSPGIDIGRQISNALKLIVVSIVYYVVPAIIILILGLFLRDWILAIISIILIIVFALANFMAKCRLAKTDSLGDALAIGEAIGDISKVGLGKIIGTVLVIVIILVVVAFILALITNMNNTIGAILLGIFSVYFVFFYNRAIGLLYSEA; translated from the coding sequence ATGGGTATAGGAGATATAATAGGAGATGCTATAGCATATCCATTTAGTAATATTAAAGCATTAGTTTTATATGCAATCTTAGCTATAATCGCCGGAATTATTGGAGGTGCAACTCTAATTTCAAGTGCAGCTTCATTCTCTTCAAAAGGTATGGCTGGATTTGCTTTTAGCGGATTGACTATTGTTGGAATTATTGTTTTTATTCTTGTATTGTTCTTGATTGAAGGATATGGTTTGGACATTATAAAATATGGTATTGAAAGAAGAGCTGATAGTCCTGGAATAGATATTGGAAGACAAATTTCCAATGCTTTAAAATTAATTGTTGTTAGTATTGTATATTACGTTGTTCCTGCAATTATAATTTTAATTTTAGGTCTTTTCCTAAGAGATTGGATACTTGCCATAATCAGTATAATTTTAATTATTGTATTTGCTTTAGCTAACTTTATGGCAAAATGTAGATTAGCAAAAACTGATAGTTTAGGTGATGCTTTAGCTATTGGAGAAGCTATTGGAGACATTTCCAAAGTAGGATTAGGTAAAATCATTGGAACTGTTCTTGTTATTGTCATCATCTTAGTAGTTGTTGCATTTATCCTTGCATTAATTACTAATATGAATAATACCATTGGTGCTATTTTATTAGGTATTTTTTCAGTTTACTTTGTATTCTTCTACAATAGAGCTATTGGTTTGTTATACTCCGAAGCATAA
- a CDS encoding MFS transporter, with protein sequence MNVKLNSRMRLLILFTLAAGLVTIAQSIITTGVVYLMSDFSVSSTQAQWSYSVFLLVVGVMIPLSAYISRRFSARTIFFFSLIIFLLGSGICYFSNSLIVLIIGRVLQAIGNGIIMPYVQILLLRTIPEEKWQTYMGLYGLVIAIAPVLGSFIGGFVITLYGWRELFSFFTVATIILLVLGIFFVKDNTPTEDYPLDYLSVILSVIGCAGVMLGFTNVADYGFTHYLVILPIIIGIITLILFVKRQPKLEKPLINLSILKNKYFLVGTTFICILFSCLNGCTALIPIFIQGVAYNSAIISASVMLPGGLLIIVFNIIGPLLTNRIGIKKVLIMGCIFSIIGYATMMFYTQDSSFEFMAITQSIRLIGTGMALMPATTWTLTMVSDKVEDGTAVNNTLRQIFAAIGSSIVVVIVAVLAGGAIDHNTASVVAFNQTSLILLVLHVVMLILTIVYIDDKDKIERKNTKA encoded by the coding sequence ATGAATGTAAAATTAAACAGTCGGATGCGGCTATTGATTCTGTTTACCTTGGCAGCAGGCCTGGTAACAATAGCTCAGTCAATTATTACAACAGGTGTCGTTTACCTGATGAGTGACTTTTCTGTCTCATCAACGCAGGCGCAATGGTCCTATTCAGTATTCTTGCTTGTTGTAGGAGTCATGATTCCGTTAAGTGCTTATATATCACGCAGATTCAGTGCAAGAACAATATTTTTCTTTTCATTAATTATATTTCTTTTAGGATCAGGCATATGTTATTTTTCAAATTCATTAATAGTGTTAATCATTGGCAGAGTTCTTCAGGCCATTGGAAATGGTATCATAATGCCATATGTTCAGATTTTGCTCTTGAGAACCATTCCTGAAGAGAAATGGCAGACTTATATGGGGTTATATGGTTTGGTTATTGCAATAGCTCCTGTTTTAGGGTCTTTCATAGGAGGATTTGTTATAACGTTATATGGATGGAGGGAACTGTTCTCATTTTTCACAGTTGCTACAATAATCCTTTTGGTTTTAGGCATATTCTTTGTAAAAGACAATACTCCTACTGAAGATTATCCTCTCGACTACTTATCTGTTATATTGTCCGTGATTGGATGTGCAGGAGTGATGCTTGGTTTTACAAACGTTGCAGATTATGGATTTACACATTATCTTGTAATTTTACCTATAATCATTGGAATCATAACGTTAATACTATTTGTAAAACGTCAACCAAAATTGGAAAAGCCTTTGATTAACTTGTCAATACTTAAAAACAAGTATTTCCTAGTGGGCACAACATTCATCTGCATTCTATTTTCATGTTTGAACGGATGTACTGCACTTATTCCCATATTCATTCAGGGCGTAGCCTACAATTCCGCAATTATTTCCGCTTCTGTGATGCTTCCGGGGGGATTACTGATAATTGTATTTAATATAATAGGTCCCTTACTTACTAACAGAATAGGAATCAAAAAGGTCCTGATTATGGGATGCATCTTTTCCATAATAGGGTATGCAACCATGATGTTCTACACTCAGGATTCCTCTTTTGAATTCATGGCCATAACTCAGTCAATTCGTCTAATCGGTACGGGGATGGCTTTGATGCCTGCAACAACATGGACTTTGACCATGGTGTCCGACAAGGTGGAAGATGGAACTGCAGTAAACAATACATTAAGGCAGATTTTTGCAGCAATCGGTTCATCAATTGTAGTTGTTATAGTAGCTGTTTTGGCAGGAGGAGCCATAGACCACAATACTGCTTCAGTAGTAGCATTCAACCAGACCTCATTGATTCTACTTGTTTTGCATGTTGTCATGCTTATTTTGACTATCGTTTATATTGATGATAAGGACAAAATTGAACGTAAAAATACAAAAGCATAA